The proteins below come from a single Mycobacterium parmense genomic window:
- a CDS encoding YciI family protein, producing MQYFALLIGREQDRSPDDAAAAMAEWERFHATAGSAIKSGDALAPAAAAVAITGGPDAPTVTDGPFAESAEVACGYYVFEAENLDEALALARDVPLAKFGAVELWPTVHAIDQSRALTGNDWLALLLEPPASAHTPGTPEWEAVAAKHADLHAAAGDHIIGGAALHDRSTATTVRVRNGEVLITDGPYVEGAEIATGIYLLSAADRDEAVKLASMIPASTVQLRQLAGISAL from the coding sequence ATGCAGTACTTCGCGCTGTTGATCGGTCGAGAGCAAGACCGCTCACCCGACGATGCGGCCGCCGCGATGGCGGAATGGGAGAGGTTCCACGCCACGGCCGGCTCCGCCATCAAATCCGGAGACGCGCTGGCCCCCGCGGCCGCCGCCGTGGCCATCACCGGCGGCCCGGACGCGCCGACGGTCACCGACGGCCCCTTCGCCGAGTCCGCGGAGGTGGCGTGCGGCTACTACGTGTTCGAGGCCGAGAACCTCGACGAGGCGCTGGCGCTGGCGCGCGATGTCCCACTCGCGAAGTTCGGGGCCGTGGAACTGTGGCCCACGGTCCACGCGATCGACCAATCCCGCGCGCTCACCGGCAACGACTGGCTCGCGTTACTGCTGGAACCGCCCGCGTCCGCGCACACGCCGGGCACACCGGAGTGGGAGGCCGTGGCGGCGAAGCACGCGGATCTCCACGCGGCCGCGGGCGACCACATCATCGGCGGCGCCGCGCTGCACGACCGGTCCACGGCGACAACCGTGCGGGTACGCAATGGCGAGGTCCTGATCACGGACGGGCCGTACGTGGAAGGGGCCGAAATCGCCACCGGGATCTACCTGTTGAGTGCCGCGGACCGCGACGAAGCCGTCAAGCTCGCGTCGATGATTCCCGCTTCGACGGTGCAGCTGCGGCAGCTGGCCGGCATCTCCGCACTGTAG
- the mmaA4 gene encoding hydroxymycolate synthase MmaA4 produces MADQRTSPTKTRTRFEDIQAHYDVSDDFFALFQDPTRIYSCAYFERDDMTLEEAQYAKIDLNLDKLDLKPGMTLLDIGCGWGTTMKRAVERFDVNVIGLTLSKNQHARCEQVLGALDTDRSRQVRLHGWEDFNEPVDRIVSIEAFEHFGHENYDDFFKRCFDIMPDDGRMTVQSSVSYHPFELASRGKKLTFETARFIKFIVTEIFPGGRLPSTEMMVDHGAKAGFQVPEPLSLRPHYIKTLHIWADTLESNREKAIEITSEEVYERYMKYLRGCEHYFTDEMLDVSLVTYLKPGAAA; encoded by the coding sequence ATGGCTGATCAACGGACTAGCCCGACGAAGACGCGGACGCGCTTCGAAGACATTCAGGCGCACTACGACGTCTCCGACGATTTCTTCGCCCTGTTCCAGGACCCCACCCGGATCTACAGCTGCGCGTATTTCGAGCGCGACGACATGACGCTCGAAGAGGCCCAGTACGCCAAGATCGACCTCAACCTGGACAAGCTCGACCTCAAGCCGGGCATGACCCTGCTCGACATCGGCTGCGGCTGGGGCACCACCATGAAGCGGGCGGTCGAGCGGTTCGACGTCAACGTCATCGGCCTGACGCTGTCGAAAAACCAGCACGCCCGCTGCGAGCAGGTGCTGGGGGCGCTGGACACCGACCGTTCGCGCCAGGTGCGGTTGCACGGCTGGGAGGACTTCAACGAGCCCGTCGACCGCATCGTGTCGATCGAGGCGTTCGAGCACTTCGGCCACGAGAACTACGACGACTTCTTCAAGCGCTGTTTCGACATCATGCCCGACGATGGCCGGATGACCGTGCAGAGCAGCGTCAGCTACCACCCCTTCGAACTGGCGTCCCGCGGCAAGAAGCTGACCTTCGAGACGGCGCGCTTCATCAAGTTCATCGTGACCGAGATCTTCCCGGGCGGCCGGTTGCCCTCCACCGAGATGATGGTCGACCACGGCGCGAAGGCGGGTTTCCAGGTCCCCGAGCCGCTTTCGCTGCGGCCGCACTACATCAAGACGTTGCACATCTGGGCCGACACACTCGAATCCAACCGCGAAAAGGCCATCGAGATCACCTCGGAAGAGGTCTACGAGCGCTACATGAAATACCTGCGCGGTTGCGAGCACTACTTCACCGACGAGATGCTCGACGTCAGCCTGGTCACCTACCTCAAGCCGGGCGCCGCCGCCTAG
- the rplK gene encoding 50S ribosomal protein L11 — translation MAPKKKVVGLIKLQIVAGQANPAPPVGPALGQHGVNIMEFCKAYNAATENQRGQVIPVEITVYEDRSFTFALKTPPAAKLLLKAAGVGKGSAEPHKTKVAKVTWDQVKEIAETKKADLNANDVDAAAKIIAGTARSMGITVE, via the coding sequence ATGGCCCCGAAGAAGAAAGTCGTCGGGCTGATCAAGCTGCAGATCGTGGCGGGGCAGGCCAACCCTGCGCCGCCGGTCGGACCCGCGCTCGGCCAGCACGGCGTCAACATCATGGAGTTCTGCAAGGCGTACAACGCCGCCACGGAGAACCAGCGCGGTCAGGTCATCCCGGTGGAGATCACGGTCTACGAAGACCGCAGCTTCACCTTCGCGCTGAAGACGCCGCCCGCCGCCAAGCTGCTGCTCAAGGCCGCCGGCGTGGGCAAGGGCTCCGCCGAGCCGCACAAGACCAAGGTCGCCAAGGTCACCTGGGACCAGGTCAAGGAGATCGCCGAGACCAAGAAGGCCGACCTCAACGCCAACGACGTCGACGCGGCCGCCAAGATCATCGCCGGCACCGCCCGGTCGATGGGCATCACCGTCGAATAG
- the rplA gene encoding 50S ribosomal protein L1 — protein sequence MSKNSKAYRAAAEKVDRDNLYTPLEAAKLAKETSSSKQDATVEVAIRLGVDPRKADQMVRGTVNLPHGTGKTARVAVFAVGDKAEQALAAGADIVGSDDLIEKIQGGFLDFDAAIATPDQMAKVGRIARVLGPRGLMPNPKTGTVTPDVAKAVADIKGGKINFRVDKQANLHFVIGKASFDEKALAENYGAALDEVLRLKPSASKGRYLKKIVVSTTTGPGIPVDPAVTRNFAEA from the coding sequence ATGAGCAAGAACAGCAAGGCATACCGCGCGGCCGCCGAGAAGGTCGACCGCGACAACCTCTACACCCCGCTCGAGGCCGCCAAGCTCGCGAAGGAGACGTCGTCGAGCAAGCAGGACGCGACCGTCGAGGTCGCGATCCGGCTCGGTGTCGACCCGCGCAAGGCCGACCAGATGGTCCGCGGCACGGTCAACCTGCCGCACGGCACCGGCAAGACGGCGCGGGTCGCGGTGTTCGCCGTCGGCGACAAGGCGGAGCAGGCGCTGGCCGCCGGCGCCGACATCGTCGGCAGCGACGACCTGATCGAGAAGATCCAGGGCGGCTTCCTGGACTTCGACGCCGCCATCGCGACGCCCGACCAGATGGCCAAGGTCGGGCGCATCGCCCGCGTGCTGGGCCCGCGCGGCCTGATGCCGAACCCCAAGACCGGCACCGTCACCCCCGACGTCGCCAAGGCCGTTGCCGACATCAAGGGCGGCAAGATCAACTTCCGCGTCGACAAGCAGGCCAACCTGCACTTCGTGATCGGCAAGGCGTCCTTCGACGAGAAGGCCCTGGCCGAGAACTACGGTGCCGCGCTCGACGAGGTGCTGCGGCTCAAGCCGTCCGCGTCGAAGGGCCGCTACCTGAAGAAGATCGTCGTGTCGACGACGACGGGCCCGGGCATCCCGGTCGACCCGGCCGTCACCCGCAACTTCGCCGAGGCGTAG
- a CDS encoding RNA polymerase sigma factor, which translates to MPDLDGVFRREWGPAVAALARWCGDLTVAEDAVQEACAEALRTWRRDGLPDNPGGWLMTVARNRLRDRLRRESNRPAKELAYVVDDIQAVRARTERTEPHPVRDDELRMMFTCAHPALDRQSQLALTLRLVSGLTVAEIARALLQTEPAVGQRITRAKNKIRRANIPLRVPPAALLDERVPHVLACVYSVFTEGYWSTGGPSAIRDELCDEGIRLATELCALMPAEPEAHALAALMLLHDSRRAARADDTGMLVPLEDQDRRTWDRGRIARGLQRLARAQGSTGPYLPQAVIAALHATAPSWERTDWVAICVAYDRLVALTDSPVVRANRALAVGLRDGPDAGLTALDKVAGDPRLARSNLVATVRADLLRRAGRPADALKWYRIALTGNGSEPGREFLRRRIAECQSCEAPRR; encoded by the coding sequence ATGCCCGACCTGGACGGCGTCTTCCGGCGCGAGTGGGGACCGGCCGTGGCCGCGCTGGCGCGGTGGTGCGGTGATCTCACCGTCGCCGAAGACGCCGTCCAGGAAGCCTGCGCCGAGGCGCTGCGCACCTGGCGCCGAGACGGTCTGCCCGACAATCCCGGCGGATGGCTCATGACCGTTGCCCGCAACCGCCTGCGGGATCGGCTTCGCCGTGAATCCAACCGCCCCGCAAAGGAATTGGCTTACGTCGTGGATGACATCCAGGCTGTCCGGGCGCGCACCGAACGCACCGAGCCGCATCCGGTTCGTGACGACGAGCTGCGGATGATGTTCACCTGCGCGCACCCCGCCCTCGACCGGCAGTCGCAGCTGGCGCTCACCCTGAGGTTGGTGTCCGGGTTGACCGTCGCCGAGATCGCCAGGGCGCTCCTGCAGACCGAGCCGGCCGTCGGTCAGCGAATCACCCGCGCCAAGAACAAGATCCGGCGCGCCAACATCCCCCTGCGCGTACCGCCCGCCGCGCTCCTCGACGAACGCGTGCCGCACGTGTTGGCCTGTGTGTACTCCGTCTTCACCGAGGGGTACTGGTCGACGGGCGGCCCGTCGGCGATCCGTGACGAACTGTGCGACGAAGGCATCCGGCTGGCCACCGAACTGTGCGCGCTGATGCCGGCCGAGCCGGAGGCGCACGCGCTGGCCGCCCTGATGCTGCTGCATGATTCGCGGCGAGCGGCGCGGGCCGACGACACCGGAATGCTGGTGCCGCTCGAGGACCAGGACCGTCGCACGTGGGATCGCGGTCGCATTGCCCGTGGGTTGCAGCGGCTGGCGCGCGCGCAGGGCTCCACGGGCCCGTACCTGCCCCAGGCGGTGATCGCCGCGCTGCATGCCACGGCGCCGTCCTGGGAACGGACCGACTGGGTCGCCATTTGCGTCGCCTACGATCGGTTGGTGGCGCTGACCGATTCGCCGGTCGTGCGCGCCAATCGCGCACTGGCGGTAGGTTTGCGCGACGGGCCCGACGCCGGCCTGACCGCCCTCGACAAGGTCGCCGGCGATCCGCGGCTCGCGCGCTCCAACCTGGTCGCGACGGTGCGCGCGGATTTACTGCGACGCGCCGGACGGCCCGCCGACGCCCTGAAGTGGTACCGAATAGCGTTGACGGGCAACGGCTCTGAGCCGGGCCGCGAATTCCTGCGCCGGCGCATCGCCGAGTGCCAATCCTGCGAAGCCCCGCGCCGGTGA
- a CDS encoding cyclopropane mycolic acid synthase family methyltransferase, with protein sequence MSTNPADAGATRSNVDDVQAHYDLSNEFFGLFQDPTRTYSCAYFPRNGMTLQEAQVAKLDLTLGKLGLRPGMTLLDIGCGWGSVLKRALEKYDVNVVGLTLSRNQLSYCRELLDDVDSGRSRRALLCDWSEFGDSVDRIVVIEALEHFGFDRYDDFFTFAYNALPDRGVMLLHSITGLHSSQVIERGMPLTMEWARFIKFLVTDIFPGGRLPTIETVEEHARKAGFEVTGVQSLQSDFAQTLDLWSEALRARRDEALEMQSEATYDRYMRYLTGCAKAFRTGYVDCNQFTLQK encoded by the coding sequence GAATTCTTCGGGCTGTTCCAGGATCCGACGCGGACCTACAGCTGCGCGTACTTCCCCCGCAACGGCATGACCCTGCAGGAGGCCCAGGTCGCCAAGCTCGATCTGACGCTCGGCAAGCTGGGGCTGCGGCCCGGGATGACGCTGCTGGACATCGGCTGCGGCTGGGGTTCGGTGCTCAAGCGCGCCCTGGAGAAGTACGACGTGAACGTCGTCGGCCTGACACTGTCCCGAAATCAGCTGTCCTACTGCAGGGAACTGCTCGACGACGTCGACAGCGGCCGCTCGCGCCGGGCGCTGCTCTGCGACTGGTCGGAGTTCGGCGACTCGGTGGACCGGATCGTCGTCATCGAGGCGTTGGAGCACTTCGGGTTTGACCGGTACGACGACTTCTTCACGTTCGCCTACAACGCCCTGCCCGACCGGGGGGTGATGCTGCTGCATTCGATCACCGGGTTGCACAGCAGCCAGGTCATCGAGCGCGGCATGCCCCTGACGATGGAGTGGGCGAGGTTCATCAAGTTCCTCGTCACCGACATCTTCCCCGGCGGCCGCCTGCCGACGATCGAGACCGTCGAGGAGCACGCGAGGAAGGCCGGCTTCGAGGTGACGGGCGTCCAGTCCCTGCAGTCGGACTTCGCCCAGACCCTCGACCTGTGGTCGGAAGCCCTCCGGGCGCGCCGGGACGAGGCCCTCGAGATGCAGTCCGAGGCCACCTACGACCGCTACATGCGGTACCTCACCGGCTGCGCCAAGGCGTTCCGGACTGGCTACGTCGACTGCAACCAGTTCACGCTGCAAAAGTAG